The genomic window GGTGCCATCGTCATCGCGGTAATACAGGTGGGCCACAATGCCTGGGTATTGAGGATCGACGTGCGCTAAATGACCTTCGTTGATCTCACAATGATCAATCGAATAGTCCACGTCGTCGGCGTCTAACTCGAACACTTCGCGGCCGTCCGCAACGATCTCTCGAGCCATGTCGATGTCAAAGACGTATTTCTTCTTAAAGCAATGAAAGGCCTCGCCGTGACGATTGCATCGCGAGCAGTCCGCGGGGGAAACGCTGTGCTCGGCTGCTTGGTTCTCCGCTTTGCGACCCATGACTTGGGGTACCCCTTGTTCGAGTGAATGCTGACTTCATGTCTCCAGCGCCGCACCGAATCCATTCACTTTAGCTGAAAACCAAACCGGCCGGACGAGCGAACGCGAAAGCGCTCGCTCGTCCACCGGTACGGAACCATCCGCCAGCCTCCGCTGCGGACCGCTTAGGCAGCGATCGCCGCCATCAACCGGTCGGCATCTAGCAGCCGGCCGATGCAACTACCATTTGCCCCTGTGGCCGCGGCCACCTTTGGAACCGCTCTTGCCCTTGGAGCTACTCTTGCTCTTGGATTTCGACTTGCTCTTGGATTTCGACTTGCTCTTCGATTTCGACTTGCTCTTCGACTTCGACTTCGACTTACTCTTCGATTTCGATTTGCTCTTGGAACTGCTACCGGAGCCCGAGCCGCTGCCCGAACCCGAGCCGCCTTTGCCCCCGGAACCTCCGCCCCCCCCGTAGATCTTGCTCGGTGCAATGCGATCTTCGAGACGTTCTAGTTTGAACTTTTCCATGACGACACTCGCTCTGTAGAGTAGAAAACGAACCGCCAAACGGGTGGTGGTCGTTTGGCCGATTTGAGTTTACCAATCAGGGGGGCGGGGTCAATTAAAAAGGATGCGCAAAATTACGATGTTTTTTGCGGGCCGTTTCGCGGCGTAAACGGACCTGCCCGCGGCCCAGCCCGGTCACCAGACAGCAAATCGATCTTGATCCCGAGTGAATCGATCCGCTACCAGCGTTTTATCACGGAGGATAAACAACCATGCGCATTCGATTCTTACTCGCTTTCCAGCTGCCCATCGTTCTGGCCGCATTGCTAGGCCTGCCTCAGGCCGGTGCCGAAGAAGGATTGGTCGATCCCTACGTCGTGTTTACGGCCCATGAAAAGGTCTACGCGCGGTGTGGCCCGGCGGGCGAGTACTATCGCACCGATCCCCTGCGATTGGGCCAGGAGCTGGACGTTTATCTGGAAACCGACGATGGCTGGTTGGGCATTCGACCGCCGGAGGGAAGTTTTTCCTGGGTGCCGGCCAGCAGTATCGATGCCGACCCCGCGGGACGATCCGGCATTGTCGTCGACCGTCGAGCCGTGGCATGGATTGGAACCCATCTGGGACGAGCCCGAAAGTATCGCTGGCAGGTCCAGCTGGCCGAGGGGGAGCAGGTCACGATCCTTGGACAAACCGAACGCAACTCCGGTGAAGGCCCGGAACTGTGGTACCGCATCGTGCCACCCTCGGGCGAGTTTCGCTGGGTGCATCGCTCGCAGATCGCCGAATCGTCCGAAGAGTTGGTGCAGATGCATCGGCAAATCGACAGCGATCGCAATGCCGAGCGGCGAAGCCGCGATGCCGATCAGCCGCAAAAACTTTCCTCGCGCGAGCTGGAATCCTTTGCCGATGCCCCGCTGGTCGTGGCCGCCGACGCCGAACTGGACGCGGCGGATCAGCCGTATGCCGAGCAAGCCAATGCGGCCCGCAATCCCTTTGAGGACCAACGACGGTCCGATGCGGTCGCCAACCAAACAACCCAGACGCCACGATCATCACCGTCTGCAACAGCTTCCGAAGCGGTTGAGCCGACCGAAGATATGGAAGACCAACCGGTCGGTTCCGGCGTCGCCCGCACGAGTTTTGTCGAGCCGGAGATGTCGGTGGAGTCGAGCGTGCAGTTGCGAGATATCGAATCGGGGCGCAAGGCCGTTCCTCCGGCGCAGGATCTGGCTGCCGACGACAGTAGTTGGGTGACCGGGAACCGCGAGCCCGCCGTCCGCCAGGTTGCCGCCAGCGGGCCTGCCATCCGCAATGCTTCTACCCGCGGGACGCTTCAGGAAACCACTCCACCCGTATTGAAATCCGTTGACCAACTGACGCCTTTGCAACAGCAGCAGCAGGCCCGTCAGCTGTCGCAGCGGGTCGTCAACGCGGACATCGATGAGTTGCAATTGGAACTATCACGGCAGATGGCCGCGGGCGCTTCGGCAGCGATGGTAGAACCGATTCGCCGCCGGGCTCAGATGTGGATCGAGCAATTGAGCGATCCCTTGGATCGTGAACGGGCACGGGTGTTGATCGAACGCGTCGAACAGTATCAGCGGGTATCCCGCCGGCGTGATGGTCAGCCACCGCTGGTTCCTGGCGCCACGTCGCTTCCCACGGTCACTCCCGCTTCCGCCGCCGTGCCAAACGCTCGTCCGTTTGACCGCGAAGGTTATTTGGTGCAGGTCTATTCGGCCCGTCCGGATTCGCCGTCTTTTGCGTTGAACAACGGCGCGGGGCAAACGCTGGCCTATGTCAGCCCGGCACCGGGTGTGAATCTTCGCCAGCACCTCAATGCGAAAGTCGGCTTGCAGGGCGAAATGAGTTATCTGACAGGGTTGGAAACGCCGCACTTTATCGCCAAACGCGTGGTCCGGATCTCACGTTAGCAATTCCACGACCCGTTCGGGCGATCCCGTATCACCGTTGCGCTGGTGGTGCCAGGTGCGGTGTTCGGGGATCAGGTGATGTTGGTTCGGCCACGGTGCAAACACTTGTTCGCCGAACACGGCGCACAGCTTGTCCGAATTCATGGTCACGTTGCCGGCTCGCGGCGGCATCGGTCCGGCTTCGATTCGCGGACAGCCCTTCAACATTTTCGGGTTGTAGCCACCCACGCGATTGATCACCTGCGCGATTTCGTAGAGGCTCATCGCCCGCGGTCCTCCGGCATGGAACAGACCGGCTTCGGAACGCCGCAGCAGGCGGTCGTACAATCGATTCATGCAATCCACATACGTCGGCGTACGGACTTCGTCGAAGTACAGCGTGGCCGGCTTGTTTTTGGCAAAGCGTGATTCGATCCAGTCGATTGCGCCGGCGTGCCCATTGAAACTTGGCCCCATCGGCAGCGAGATCCGCAGGACGCAGGCGGCGGGGCAGATGTCTTGGACTTCCTGTTCGCCAACCACCATCGTTTTGCCGTACACGGTCACCGGGTCCGGCTCGTCGGCTTCGCTGTAGTTGCCCCCGGAGCGACCGGCAAACACCAGGTCGGAGGACAGGTGGATCATCCGAGCGTTATAGCGGGCGGCGTTGCGAGCGACGTTGCGGGTCCCCTGGACATTAATCCGCTCGGCCATCTGCGGATCCAGTTCGCAGGCCTTGAGGTGGCAGGAGCCAGCGAAGCTGAGCACGCTCTGAAAGCGGTGCTCGTCCCACAACGCGTCCATGCCGGCTTCGTCGTCGGTATCGCAGGCCAGAATTCCCGGTCCGGTCAATCGCCAGTTACGGTGCGGCCGGATGGCCAGCACCGAGTCGCCCAGACGTTTGCGGAAATAGGCAAACGCGTTGTAGCCCGGCACCCCCGCCAGTCCCGTGATCAACAGGGGCAATCGCAAATCAGAAGGCTGCCGCATGACCTACGCTTGATCGCTCAACAGCGTCAGGGCGTCATCGACGGCCGCGGCATCGACCTCGCCGTCGGAACTGCCCGTCAAAAGTTCTTCGGCCGTCGTGGGTTGTTCACCGGGAGTGGCAACGTCGGCCATCGCACTGTCGATCGCCTCGGTGCGTTGTTGGGCCAGCAGGGCCAAGTCAGAGCTTTCTTGCTCGTCGGAGTCCGCCGGCGAGTTGATGATCGCTGCTTGGTCGCTGCCGAGCGTTACCGTGGGAACCTGTCCGGATTCCAGCGAAGCGGAAGACTCACCCTGCGCGGTCTCTTCGCCTTGAGCGAAGGCTTCACCCTGAGCGGCGTTACTTGAACCCGAAGAGTCGTCGGCGAAACCAAACACGTCGGCGCCCAGGTTGATGCGAAGCAGTCGTATCCCGTCGCTGACCGCACGGATTTCGACGTCCGTGGAGTCGCCATTGACGGAGGCGGACGCGGTTTGGCGAGTGCCGCTGGAGTCGCTAACTTCGACGGTTACTTGACTGCCGTCTTCGTTCAGCGAGACCGCCGGATCGGACATCTCCGTTTGACCGTTTTCCGCGATCACAAACAAGCTGGAATCTCCCGGAGCAACGGCGGCAAACACGGCCTGTTTGGGGGCCGAGCCGACGAAGTCACGGATCGACATGAACTCGGGTCGCAACGAGCCGACCTGCTGCAGCGTTTGCACCACGTTGCCATCGTTTGCACCCGAGGTAATTTCGATCGACTGAGCTTCTTCACCGCCAATTAAAAACGGCATGGCGGGAATTTCGATGCGGTAGGTACCCGGCGCTTGGTCGGCAAACACGACCTCGTTGGCGGATCCCGAAGCGGACAGTTCCACATCCACCGCTTCGCCATAATCGGTGGTTCCGACCAAACGGGCGCGGAAGGGGATCAGCATGTTGGTCGAGGGCAACTGAACGGTGAAGCTGCGCGGTTGGTAGTCCAGGACGTTGACGGTGATCGTGCCGGTTGCCGTGGCGCCCGAACTGTCGGTCAGCGTGTAGGTAAACGAATCACTGCCGGTGTAGGTGCTCGAGGGCGGGGTGTAAGTAATCGTGTCGCCGACGATGGCGACGGTACCGGCGGAAGCCGTGCTGCCCACCGAAGTAATGGTCAGCCCTTCGCTGTCGCCGTCGACGTTGGTGCCAGCATCGGCGATTTCAAACACGGTTTCCGCCGCATCGCCCTTGATGATATTGGTCGTCACGGCGCCGGCCGGGGGCGGATCGTTAACTCCCGTCACGGTAACCGTAATGGTGCCCGTGGCCGAGGCGCCGCCGGAGTCGGTGATCGTGTAGGTGATCTGTTCAGTGCCAAAGAAGTTCGCCGCCGGAGCATACACGACTTTGGTGCCGTCATCAGACAAGCGGACCGTGCTGCCATTACTGGAATCTCCTACCGCGGTCAGCGAAAAGGCTTCCGACGAGTCGGAGTTGAAATCGTTGACTAACACGTCCAGTTCGGCTTCGGCCGCGTCTTCAACCACGGTATAGGCATCATCGACGGCCGTCGGCGGCGGGTTGGCGGTACCGACGTTAACCGTCACCGTGGCCTGGCTGGTCAGCGCGCCGTCGGAGATCGTGTAGGTGAAAGTGTCGGTGCCGGTAAAGTCTGCCGGGGGCGAATACAGCACGGCGTCGCCGCCGGATTCAATCGTCACCGTGCCCCCGGCCGAGCTCGTGCCGACGGCGGTGACGGTTAAGGTTTCGGATGAATCCGGGAGGATGCTGTCGTTCGCCAACACATCCAATCGGTTATCGGTTGTATCCGCGTCCACTTCGAAAGTGTCGCTGACCGCCGTGGGCGCGTCGTTGACGGCGGTAACATTGACGGTAACAGTGGCTGTCTGTTGGGCGCCGGAGGAATCACGCACGACATAGGTAAATGTTTCAGCGCCGGAAAAATCGGTCGCCGGAGTGTACAGGATTTCCCCGCCACTGATGGTTACCTGGCCACCGGAATCGGGCGTGCCCACGCTGACCAATGACAATGTGGTACCGGATCCGGCAGGGATTTCGTCGTTATCCAGCACATCGAAAGCATTGTTCGTGCTGTCTTCGCTGACGGTGAAACTATCGTTGTTAGCCGTAAACGCGGCTTCGATTTGCAAACTGACGCTGCCGAAGGCCACGTCTTCGACGGGCGTTTTGGCGTCAGCGTCATAAAGCAAGAAATCGGTGCCGTTGGTATCGGCCGGGTCGGCGATGAACGTCGCGTCGCCGGATTGATTGGCTCGCATACGGACCGTGGCGATCAGCGTGATTTCGCCGCCATTGCCGGAAAACGAATCGCTAAACGCACCCAACTCGTCGATCAGGCCCTCGGAGATACTGCCTACGGTGTTGGGAAAATCATCGCCGGCTTGGATCGGATCATCAGCGACAACCGAAACCAAGTCGCTGTCGAAGGTGATGTCGGTGTAGGCGGCGAACACGCCCAGTTGCGAAAACGGCCGCGCGTCGCGTGCGGAAAATGTCAGCAGGAACTCTTCGCCCGAAGAGATACTGGTGATGGCGTTGCCATCCAAGTCGGTCACGCCCAGGATGATTTGACCGACCGCGGCTTCCTGGACGCCGACATCAAACGATTGAGTTCGGCTGTTTCCGGCCAGGTCCGTCATGACGACCGACAGGGTTTGGTCGCCGATCTGACTTTCCACGGGCGTCCATTCGATCAGGCCGCTGTCCGGGTCGATCGTCGCTCCGGCCGGCGGGTTGCTGAGGCTATAGGTCAAGCCGCTGCCTTCTTCGTCGTGAGACAGGTTGGCGGAGAACTTTGTTCCCACGTTGGCATGGGTGCCGACCTGTTCGAGCGACACCGCGGCAGGTTGTACATTGTCGTACACCACCGTGATCGGACTGCTCGACGGACTATTGACGCCATCGGCGCCGCGTTGCCGAGCGACCACGCTGTAGGTACCGCTACCGAGCGCTTCAAAATTGGCGGTCGTGATGGTGACGGTTGATGACGTGGCCGAACCAATTCCCACCACGGTATCGCCGACCAACAATTCCACCGTGGCGCCCGCCGTCACGCCGCTGACGGTAAAGGTCAGCGGGTTCTCGCTGGTAACGTTATCCGTGGAGCTGCTGCCGCTGTCACTCCCGGCCACCAGATCGATGCCCGTCGGTGCCCCGGCGGTGAAGGTGACATTCAAAAACTGGATATCAATGGGCTGCGGTTGGGCTGGCGTCGCGGCGCTGTCGGCCGGCGTGACCGCAACGCCCACGCGGACCGTGCCGCTGTAGCCGGTGGGCGGGGTGACCGTCACCAAGCCGCTGGCCGAGACCGCGACGGTGGAGCCGGACGTGTCGGCCGAGTCGATTTCGGCGATGTATTCAACCGCGTCGCCTTCCAGGTCGGTCGATTCCAACTGGAACTGCGCGGGCGTACCCTGGCTGGATACCACCGGGTCGATGTCATGCAAAAACGGCTGTGCATTGCTGACATCCGGGCCGATCGTCACCGGCACAATCTGACTGTATGTATTCCCATCGGTATCGGTAACCGTGAAGGTGACGTTGGTGGTGCCCGTGCCGTTGCCCGTCGGCCGCAACATCACCACTGAGTTTTCGGTGTCGTCAAACACGGTGACCGATTCGATCACCACGGGAATCACCGGATCCCCGGTTGTGGGATCGTTCACGGCCACGCGGCTGATGCCCTCTCGCACGTCTTCGCCTTCAACCAATTGGCCAAAGATCGAGTGCTGGAAGTCGAGACTCTGCTGGTTGCCTTCGGTAATGAAGAATTGACTGTCGTTGGTATCGTCGGAAGACTTTGCGTAAGACAGCAGACCGGTGTTGGTGTGTTGCAGATCGGCATGGTACTGGTCGTCGAAATTGCCCAGCGATGATCCACCCGTACCGTCTCCATCCGGATCGCCCCCTTGCAGCACAAAGTTGTCAAGGATGCGGTGCAACGTCAGGCCGTCGTAGAAGCCACTGTTGGCCAATTCGATAAATCGGCTGGCCGGGCGATCGGCGCGCTGCTCGAACAACTCGAACACCATGTCGCCGTAACCCTTCATGTCGATTCGCACGCTGCGATTGCCCTCGAGCACGATCGCTTCGAGCAGCGTGGGGTCTTCCACCGTGGCCGTCACGGTCAGAGGTTGCCCATTGGGATCATAGGCGTTGATCGGGACGTGGATCGGAGAACCGATGGCGACCGATTGATTGGGGACGTCGACAAAGCTGGGCGTTTCAGATGTCGGAATGGGGATTCCGGATGCCGCGGAAATCTGCTCCAGCGTCAGCACCTCGGTGAACCGGTTGTCGCCGCCAAAGTCCCAAGTGGGAAGGCTTTCAATTTCGTTGGCAATTCCCACCGCGTTCAAGTTCCGCGAACCGTCGGTGACTTCCACAAAAGGCAGTTCAAACTGACCATCGCCGAACAATTCTTTCTGGTCGGTGCAATGCGGGCACCAGTCGGCACCATAAAACACCGCGCCCTGGTCCTTCAGCAACTTGGCAAAGGCCACCAGATCGGGGGCCTCTTCGCCCTGAGCTTCTTCGCCCTGAGCGGACTCACCCTGAGCTTGGGTGGCGGTTTGCTGAAACAGGGACTGGTCAACCGCATCGCTGCTGTCGCCGGTGGAAAACAGATCCACGTCGCCCGCTAGCATTTGCCGGCCTTCCAGCGTTTCCAGCTGCAGACCACGCCGCGGTTCGGCGGTTTGCCCGCGTCGCAGCCAGCCGGCCAGCAGCCGACGGGCGGCCGATCGCCGCTGGGTGGGGACGTCCAAATCAGGAGATGAAGCTGAGTTGCGAGAATTCCGTGGCATCTGGGTCACGATGAAACCTGAATGGAAAGAACGCGAGGTCAAAAAAACGGGCCCTTGTGGCTACTTTCCACTCGGCCGGTTCGTGGCTGTATATTCAGTCGATTCGTTGCAACCCCTACCGCTTAACATCAGCAGGGCAGCGCGGAGGACTATGACGTAGCGAAAGACGCGAAAATACACGCCCCGCTCCGCAATTGGACGCCAACAGCGAAGGATTAGTTCCCCGCCTCTAAATAGGGGGATTCGCGGGCGAAACGGTCACGCACCTATTGTACGTCGGCCTTTCCAAGCAGGCGAAATTTTTTTTTCCGACGCTGGAGTCCAGGCTTTAGCCGCTTTGCGCGCATCGAAAGGGAGGCCGCCGGGGGCCGCTGGGGACAGTCACCGCGCCGTAGCTACCGTCGCCAGACGGTGGGAGCGCGGCGGCTCCGGGATATGGATTGCAAATTGCAAAATGAACATTGCAAATCGAACAATCGGTGCCACCCACCTATCTCGTCGAATTGCTTGCGTTTGGCAGGTGAACAATCGGTGCCACCCACCTATCTCGTCGAATTGCTTGCGTTTGGCAGAACAATCGGTGCCACCCACCTATCTCGTCGAATTGCTTGCGTTTGGCAGGTGCGTAATAAGATGGTTGCAGCTAATGGAACCCATCGTTGTCCCGGGGGGGGCGCACAACTGGCACCTAAGGCCCAGGACCGCCTACGAGTCCAACAATTTGGCGTCCAATTGCCGCTCGCAATTGCTGACGATCCGCTGCACCATCTGATCGGCTTCGGGGCCGGTCAGCGTAGCGTCGGGCCGCTGCAGGTCGATGCTCAGCAGCACTCGCTTGCGCTGGGCGCCGTCTTTGTCCGGGTTGCGATAGGTTTCTTGATACCGCACATCGGTCAACTCCGTGCCCAAGGCACTGCGGACGACGTTTCGCAGCGCGGACCATTGCACGGATTCTTCCAGCACAAAGTTCAGGTCCCGCGACACGGTTGGGTAGGGGCTGACCGCTTGGAATTGGGGCACCAGGCGGCAGTGAGCCATCAGCACCGGCAGCGACAATTCGGCCATCGTGACGGGGATCGGCAACTTCAGCGATCGCTGCAGCGTTTCGGAAATTTGGCCCACAAAGCCCAGCGTTTCCTCGGCGATTTTCAAGCGAATGGCTTGATCGTCCACCAAGCCGTCAATGGTTTCGGCGGTCACGTCCGGTTGGCTGCCGATTCCCAGCCGTTGCAGCAGCGTTTCCACGACGCCCTTGGTCTGCAGGAAACTGCTTCCGCTGACCCAGGCCAACGTGTATTGCTCGGAAGGGAGATCGCTGGGCGAAGGGCCCGGTTGGTAGGTATGCGCGATTTCGAACAGGTCGGCGTTCACGTTGGCGGCCGCCCAGTTACCGGCGCGGCTGTTCAGCAAGCTGGGGACCAGGCTGCGTCGCAGGCGGCGGGCCCCTTCCAGCATCGGCGTTTCGGTTTGCAGCGCCGCCCGGTCGGTCCAGGGGCTGAGCATTTCGTCCAAGCTTTCGACCACGATGCTGGGCGTCATGGCTTCACTGATACCGGCGGCCGTCAGAATATGGCGAACGCGTTCGGCGGCCGTGTCAAAGGAACGCTTGGCGCTGGGGGCCACAGCGATCGGCGCGTCTTCGGGGATTTGGTCATAGCCGTGAATCCGCGCGACCTCTTCAATCAAGTCCGCCTCTCGGGTCAGATCGTGTCGCCAGGAGGGCGGCGTCCAGAGACTTTGTTGCTGTTCCGACTGCGATTCGCTGCAGCCCAGGCGGGTGAGAATGCGGATCACTTCGTCGCGATCGATGCGGATCCCCAGCACGCGTTCCAGTTGCGACAATCGCAGCGTAACCGGCGCTCGCGGCGCAACTTCGGCAGCGGTATCCACACAGCCTTCGGCCAGCGTTCCGCCGGCGATCTCCAGGATCAATTCGCAGCAGCGACGGCTGGCCCAATCGACGCCCAGCGGATCGACGCGGCGTTCAAAACGGAACGAAGAGGGGCTGTGGAGTTTCAGTTTGCGAGCCGTGCGGCGGACCGACAGCGGCGTAAAGATCGCCGATTCGATCAGCACGTCACGGGTCGAGTCGCCGACTTCGCTGTCTCTTCCGCCCATCACGCCGGCCACTGCCACGGGGCGCGAAGCATCGGCGATCACGCACATCGAGGGATCCAGCGTGTATGTCTTGTGGTCAATCGCTTCGAGCGTTTCGCCCGCGGCGGCTGGACGCACCTGGATCTCGCCGCCACCGTCCAGTTTGGCCAAGTCAAACGCATGCAGCGGCTGGCCGCATTCCATCAACACATAGTTGGTGATGTCGACGACGTTGTTGATCGGTTTGTAATGCTCGAAACTGCCGTCGCGTCGCTTCTTCCAAAACACCGAGCGCAGCGCCTCGACCAGCCAGTCGGGACTGGGACCGATCTGGACGCCACGGATCAGCCGCGCGGTGTACCGCGAGCAGGCCTCGGGGAACGTATTGGTGACCGAAACGGTCTGTTCGACCGCCGTTCCCGAAGCTTGCGGGGATGCCTCGGGGATCGTGAGCGGCAGGTCGTACAGCACGGCTACTTCGCGAGCAACGCCGATGTGCCCCAAGCAGTCGCCGCGATTGCTGGTCACTTCAAGGTCGATGGAAATATCGTCATCGACCGTTTCAGTGCCTTCATGATTCAGCCCCGAGAGGCTCAACCGCAGCGCCAATTCTTCATGCGTCATGTTCAACGGGACATAACGCTGCAACCATTTCCACGAAACAAGCATTGCTTCAATTTACTCTTTAGCTGGACGGGTCTTTGGTTGAACCGGTCTGGGGTTTGGTTTGGACGGGCGAGCAGACTTCCAGCAGCGTGCCGTCGGGATCCCGTAGGTACGCGACCGTTTGCCCCCACGGCTTTTCGCTGGGGTGCACGACGACACTGGCGCCGGCGGCAACGGCCTGGGCGACGGCGGCCGGCACGTCGTCGGTCATCAACGCGATCTCGATCCCCAGCGGCTTGTTGGCCTTGTGATCGACCGGCAGATAGCCACCGGGCAGGTTGCCCTCGGCCAAGCCATGGGCCGCAAAGGCCAGCTTGGTCGTGCCGGTTTCGAGTTCCCCATAGGTTTGTGAGGGGTGCAAAAAACAGGTCTGCAGGCCAAACGCGTTTTGATAAAACTGCAGGCTGCGAGAAACGTCTTGAACGTAGACGATGGTGTACGCGAATCGAATCATCGCTATGCCAAGACTAGAATTGGGACAGGAACCGCATGTCGCCACTGTATAAATCGCGAATGTCGGTGATGTTGTGCCGCCGCATGCACAGTCGTTCCACGCCCAACCCAAACGCGAACCCGCTGACGGCTTCAGGGTCGTAGCCCACAGCGGTCAGCACAGCCGGATCGACCATCCCCGCGCCGCCGAATTCGATCCACTGGTCGTTCCACAAAAAGTCCACTTCCACACTCGGTTCGGTGAACGGAAAGAACGACGGTCGGAAACGGATCTGAACGTCTTCGCCCAAATAGTTGTTGGCGAACACCCGCAACACGGTTTTCAGATTGGCCATCGTCACGTGCGTGTCGATCATCAGACCTTCCATCTGATGGAACATCGGAAAGTGCGTGGCGTCGGGATCGTCGGGACGGTAGACGCGACCCAAAGAGACGATCCGGATCGGCGGTTGCCGGTTTTCCATCACCCGGATCTGCACCGTGCTGGTCTGGCTTCGCATCAACTGCGAATCCGCTTCGCCCGCGGTAGCCCCGGCCGTAGCCAGATAAAAGTTATCCAGCGGGTCGCGAGCCGGGTGATCTTCGGGAATGTTCAAGGCAACAAAGTTGTGCCAAGGGTCTTCGACTTCCGGACCTTCGGCCGTTTCGAAACCCATCCGCCCCATGATCTCTTTTAAGTGATCGATGGTCTGGGTAATCGGATGGATGTGCCCCAGCGAAAGAAGCTCGCCGGGCAGCGTCGGATCCGCAGCCGGCGTGTCGTCGCCGGCTCCGCCCGACTCCAAGGCCTCGGTGGCGTTTTGCAGGGCGGCCGCCAAAGCTTTTTTGACCTCGTTTAGCCGCTGACCGGCTTGAGGCTTGTCGGCTTTGTCGATCTTACCCAGCTGCTTCTGGATCTCGCGAAAGGCGCCGTTTTTGGCGCCCAGAAAACGCACCCGAGCTTCCTCGAGTGCGGCTTGCGAAGACACCTTGGCAAACACCTCGCTGGCCTCGTCCTGCAGCGATTGCAAGGAGGAAAGAAAATCCGCCAAAGTCATCGAAGGGAATCTCCGGGATCCTGCACTACGCAGCGAGTGCGGCTTTGACCTGGTCCACGACGGCGTCGAAGCCAGCCGGATCGTTGATCGCCATTTCCGACAGCGTCTTACGGTCCAGCTCAATGTTGGCTTTGTTCAGGCCGTGGATGAATTCGCTGTAACGCATGCCGCGTTGGCGAACGGCGGCGTTGATACGGATGATCCACAGTTTGCGGAACTCACGCTTGCGAACGCGACGGTCACGGTAGGCGTAAGCGCCCGAACGCAGTAGCGTTTCTTTGACAGACCGCGTCAGCGTGCCGCGACCGCCCACATAACCTTTGGCCCGTTTAAACAGACGTTTCTTGGATTGCCGCCGTGCGGCTCCCTTGGTCGTACGCATCGAATCAAACTCCTAGCTGTGCCGGCCGTCAGGCCAGCGGTTGGTTAACATCAGGCCGCCGCGCCGATGCGCGACCGTTACAACCCAGTCAACTTGAAAAAAATCGTTTCGCCACAGCTCCCGTAGCTACGCTCGCCAGAGCGTGGACATCGTAGCTACGCTCGCCAGAGCGTGGTTTCCGCGCCGAACCACCGTCTGACGACGGTAGCTACGTTGCGCGAGGCAACGCGGTGGTTGCTCTAGCTGCTGTACTTGCCCAGAGCCGCCTTGATGGTCGGCTCCATGCAGGAATCGACTGCCGTGGTACCACGCAGGTTGCGCTTGCGTTTCTGCGACATCCGACCCGCCAGGTGGCTGGTACCGCTGCTGCGGTGCATCGCCTTACCCTTGGCCGACAAGCGGAACCGTTTTTTGGTTCCCTTGTGGGTCTTCATCTTCGTTTTGCCTTTACTAGCCATCGAACCATAATCCTATTGGTTGGTTGCCATTTATTTCGAGCCGCACACTATAGAGACCGCAAGCAAAACGCGGAACCCCTGTGCCATGCATATTTTATGTGTCTACTGTCCAAACACACAGGCCAGCTGCTGATTCATTTCATCGGTCGCCGCGGCCACGGCGTCCTGCCAATTTGCCTCGCCGAATTTATCCGCATATTCGGGCCGCCGATGGGCAAAG from Roseimaritima ulvae includes these protein-coding regions:
- a CDS encoding Ig-like domain-containing protein, producing MPRNSRNSASSPDLDVPTQRRSAARRLLAGWLRRGQTAEPRRGLQLETLEGRQMLAGDVDLFSTGDSSDAVDQSLFQQTATQAQGESAQGEEAQGEEAPDLVAFAKLLKDQGAVFYGADWCPHCTDQKELFGDGQFELPFVEVTDGSRNLNAVGIANEIESLPTWDFGGDNRFTEVLTLEQISAASGIPIPTSETPSFVDVPNQSVAIGSPIHVPINAYDPNGQPLTVTATVEDPTLLEAIVLEGNRSVRIDMKGYGDMVFELFEQRADRPASRFIELANSGFYDGLTLHRILDNFVLQGGDPDGDGTGGSSLGNFDDQYHADLQHTNTGLLSYAKSSDDTNDSQFFITEGNQQSLDFQHSIFGQLVEGEDVREGISRVAVNDPTTGDPVIPVVIESVTVFDDTENSVVMLRPTGNGTGTTNVTFTVTDTDGNTYSQIVPVTIGPDVSNAQPFLHDIDPVVSSQGTPAQFQLESTDLEGDAVEYIAEIDSADTSGSTVAVSASGLVTVTPPTGYSGTVRVGVAVTPADSAATPAQPQPIDIQFLNVTFTAGAPTGIDLVAGSDSGSSSTDNVTSENPLTFTVSGVTAGATVELLVGDTVVGIGSATSSTVTITTANFEALGSGTYSVVARQRGADGVNSPSSSPITVVYDNVQPAAVSLEQVGTHANVGTKFSANLSHDEEGSGLTYSLSNPPAGATIDPDSGLIEWTPVESQIGDQTLSVVMTDLAGNSRTQSFDVGVQEAAVGQIILGVTDLDGNAITSISSGEEFLLTFSARDARPFSQLGVFAAYTDITFDSDLVSVVADDPIQAGDDFPNTVGSISEGLIDELGAFSDSFSGNGGEITLIATVRMRANQSGDATFIADPADTNGTDFLLYDADAKTPVEDVAFGSVSLQIEAAFTANNDSFTVSEDSTNNAFDVLDNDEIPAGSGTTLSLVSVGTPDSGGQVTISGGEILYTPATDFSGAETFTYVVRDSSGAQQTATVTVNVTAVNDAPTAVSDTFEVDADTTDNRLDVLANDSILPDSSETLTVTAVGTSSAGGTVTIESGGDAVLYSPPADFTGTDTFTYTISDGALTSQATVTVNVGTANPPPTAVDDAYTVVEDAAEAELDVLVNDFNSDSSEAFSLTAVGDSSNGSTVRLSDDGTKVVYAPAANFFGTEQITYTITDSGGASATGTITVTVTGVNDPPPAGAVTTNIIKGDAAETVFEIADAGTNVDGDSEGLTITSVGSTASAGTVAIVGDTITYTPPSSTYTGSDSFTYTLTDSSGATATGTITVNVLDYQPRSFTVQLPSTNMLIPFRARLVGTTDYGEAVDVELSASGSANEVVFADQAPGTYRIEIPAMPFLIGGEEAQSIEITSGANDGNVVQTLQQVGSLRPEFMSIRDFVGSAPKQAVFAAVAPGDSSLFVIAENGQTEMSDPAVSLNEDGSQVTVEVSDSSGTRQTASASVNGDSTDVEIRAVSDGIRLLRINLGADVFGFADDSSGSSNAAQGEAFAQGEETAQGESSASLESGQVPTVTLGSDQAAIINSPADSDEQESSDLALLAQQRTEAIDSAMADVATPGEQPTTAEELLTGSSDGEVDAAAVDDALTLLSDQA
- the pheT gene encoding phenylalanine--tRNA ligase subunit beta — translated: MLVSWKWLQRYVPLNMTHEELALRLSLSGLNHEGTETVDDDISIDLEVTSNRGDCLGHIGVAREVAVLYDLPLTIPEASPQASGTAVEQTVSVTNTFPEACSRYTARLIRGVQIGPSPDWLVEALRSVFWKKRRDGSFEHYKPINNVVDITNYVLMECGQPLHAFDLAKLDGGGEIQVRPAAAGETLEAIDHKTYTLDPSMCVIADASRPVAVAGVMGGRDSEVGDSTRDVLIESAIFTPLSVRRTARKLKLHSPSSFRFERRVDPLGVDWASRRCCELILEIAGGTLAEGCVDTAAEVAPRAPVTLRLSQLERVLGIRIDRDEVIRILTRLGCSESQSEQQQSLWTPPSWRHDLTREADLIEEVARIHGYDQIPEDAPIAVAPSAKRSFDTAAERVRHILTAAGISEAMTPSIVVESLDEMLSPWTDRAALQTETPMLEGARRLRRSLVPSLLNSRAGNWAAANVNADLFEIAHTYQPGPSPSDLPSEQYTLAWVSGSSFLQTKGVVETLLQRLGIGSQPDVTAETIDGLVDDQAIRLKIAEETLGFVGQISETLQRSLKLPIPVTMAELSLPVLMAHCRLVPQFQAVSPYPTVSRDLNFVLEESVQWSALRNVVRSALGTELTDVRYQETYRNPDKDGAQRKRVLLSIDLQRPDATLTGPEADQMVQRIVSNCERQLDAKLLDS